A region of Mammaliicoccus sp. Dog046 DNA encodes the following proteins:
- a CDS encoding DUF3899 domain-containing protein, producing the protein MKYWYIISLVYIVIFLLLSVVFMNHLDQASNIYFYIMTVLFAVSWFMAMRQDGVGDVSKQAIRKFNFHMKSKASQEYLKNDDMLNPNMKDIHIKERKRINWLLPFVVLSTIFFIISILLGFVV; encoded by the coding sequence ATGAAATATTGGTATATTATATCTTTGGTGTATATTGTTATCTTTTTACTACTAAGCGTTGTCTTCATGAATCATTTAGATCAAGCGAGTAATATTTACTTCTATATTATGACGGTATTGTTTGCGGTAAGTTGGTTTATGGCAATGAGGCAAGATGGCGTTGGAGATGTTTCTAAACAAGCGATTAGAAAATTTAATTTCCACATGAAATCCAAAGCATCACAAGAGTATTTAAAAAATGATGACATGTTGAATCCAAATATGAAAGACATACATATTAAAGAGAGAAAGAGAATCAATTGGTTACTACCGTTTGTAGTACTTAGCACTATTTTCTTTATCATTTCTATTTTATTAGGATTTGTTGTTTAA
- a CDS encoding beta-ketoacyl-ACP synthase III, translating into MDIGIKGFGAYAPDRVVKNEHFESYLETSDEWITKMTGIKERRFANEDQDTSDLAYEAAKRAIEDSGLDNDEIEMIIVATSTGDKPFPTVATTLQKRLGLNKVPSMDQLAACTGFIYGIATAQAFVNSGLYKNVLVVGADKLSKITDMHDRSTAILFGDGAGAAVIGEVSEGKGILGVELGSDGNGGPYLYQDMDEHTIKMNGREVFKFAVRIMGEASTKVVEKAGLQSEDIDMFVPHQANIRIMESARERLGIEKEKMSVTVDRFGNTSAASIPLSIAYELEQGKIKDNDTLVLVGFGGGLTWGAITLRWGK; encoded by the coding sequence ATGGATATTGGTATAAAAGGTTTTGGTGCATATGCACCGGATCGAGTGGTAAAAAATGAACATTTTGAAAGTTATTTAGAAACATCCGATGAATGGATTACTAAAATGACTGGTATAAAAGAAAGAAGATTTGCAAACGAAGACCAAGATACAAGTGATTTAGCTTACGAAGCGGCTAAACGTGCTATTGAAGATTCAGGATTAGATAATGATGAAATTGAAATGATCATTGTAGCAACATCTACAGGGGATAAACCATTTCCAACAGTTGCAACAACACTTCAAAAGCGTCTTGGTTTAAATAAAGTACCTTCAATGGACCAACTTGCAGCTTGTACTGGATTTATTTACGGTATTGCTACAGCTCAAGCTTTCGTCAATTCTGGTCTTTATAAAAATGTACTTGTTGTAGGTGCAGATAAATTATCTAAAATAACGGATATGCATGATAGAAGTACAGCGATACTATTTGGTGACGGTGCTGGCGCTGCAGTTATTGGCGAAGTTTCTGAAGGTAAAGGTATCTTAGGTGTTGAATTAGGCTCTGACGGGAATGGTGGTCCATACTTATATCAAGACATGGATGAACATACAATTAAAATGAACGGTAGAGAAGTATTTAAATTTGCTGTAAGAATTATGGGTGAAGCATCAACTAAAGTAGTTGAAAAAGCAGGTCTACAATCTGAAGATATCGATATGTTTGTACCTCACCAAGCAAATATTAGAATTATGGAATCTGCAAGAGAACGTTTAGGGATTGAAAAAGAAAAAATGAGTGTGACTGTGGATAGATTTGGGAATACATCTGCGGCATCAATACCCTTAAGTATTGCATATGAATTAGAACAAGGTAAAATAAAAGATAACGATACATTAGTCCTAGTTGGATTTGGTGGCGGCTTGACTTGGGGTGCCATAACATTACGCTGGGGTAAATAG
- a CDS encoding ABC transporter ATP-binding protein: MAKRILEVNNLKVSFDIDAGEVQAVRGVDFYLDKGETLAIVGESGSGKSVTTKALMQLLPRKVGRIKEGSILFDGKDLAKLSEKEMQKIRGKEIGMIFQDPMTSLNPTMKIGKQVMEPLIKHQKLSKHDAKSRALDILNLVGLPKAKERFNNYPHQFSGGQRQRIVIATALACDPKVLIADEPTTALDVTIQAQILELMKELQHKIDTSIIFITHDLGVVANVADRVAVMYGGQIVETGSVDEIFYNPKHPYTWGLLSSMPSLETAHDTELLAIPGTPPDLIKPPIGDAFARRSEYALDIDYQEEPPWFQVSPTHFVKSWLLDERAPKVELPEAVKLKQRETPEQFDKPKRVERVTF, translated from the coding sequence ATGGCCAAAAGAATACTTGAAGTTAATAATTTAAAAGTTTCCTTCGATATTGACGCGGGGGAAGTACAAGCTGTAAGAGGTGTAGATTTTTACTTAGATAAAGGGGAAACATTAGCAATCGTTGGTGAATCAGGTTCAGGGAAATCAGTTACAACGAAAGCGCTCATGCAATTGTTACCTAGAAAAGTAGGAAGAATCAAAGAAGGTTCTATCTTATTCGATGGTAAAGACCTAGCCAAGTTAAGTGAAAAAGAAATGCAAAAGATACGCGGGAAAGAAATTGGGATGATATTCCAAGATCCAATGACATCATTAAATCCAACGATGAAAATTGGTAAACAAGTTATGGAACCACTTATTAAGCATCAGAAATTATCAAAACATGATGCTAAAAGTAGAGCTTTAGATATTTTGAATTTAGTTGGTTTACCGAAAGCGAAAGAAAGATTTAATAACTATCCTCACCAATTCTCTGGTGGGCAAAGACAACGTATTGTCATAGCTACAGCTTTGGCATGTGATCCTAAAGTATTAATCGCTGACGAACCAACTACAGCGCTAGATGTTACGATTCAAGCGCAAATCTTGGAATTAATGAAAGAACTACAACATAAAATAGATACATCTATTATATTTATTACACATGATTTAGGAGTTGTAGCAAACGTAGCAGATAGAGTAGCAGTAATGTATGGTGGGCAAATTGTTGAGACAGGTTCAGTAGATGAAATATTCTATAACCCTAAACATCCTTATACTTGGGGACTGTTATCATCAATGCCTAGTTTAGAAACAGCACATGATACAGAGTTACTCGCAATACCGGGAACACCACCAGACTTAATTAAGCCACCAATTGGCGATGCTTTTGCTAGACGTAGTGAATATGCTTTAGATATTGACTATCAGGAAGAGCCACCTTGGTTCCAAGTTTCACCAACGCATTTCGTGAAATCTTGGTTATTAGACGAGAGAGCGCCAAAGGTTGAATTACCAGAAGCAGTTAAATTAAAGCAAAGAGAAACTCCAGAACAATTTGATAAGCCAAAACGTGTAGAGAGGGTGACGTTCTAA
- a CDS encoding ABC transporter ATP-binding protein, with protein sequence MAEKKDVLIDVQNLKQYFNVGKKNEVRAVDDISFKIYRGETLGLVGESGCGKSTTGRTLIKLYDATDGKVIFDQVDIQNIKKRKDLLRFNRRMQMIFQDPYASLNPRLKVMDIVAEGLDVHKLVSSKEERKKRVYELLETVGLSKEHANRYPHEFSGGQRQRLGIARALAVEPEFIIADEPISALDVSIQAQVVNLMQKLQDEKGITFLFIAHDLSMVKYISDRIGVMYFGKLVELGPSDQIYKHPQHEYTKSLLSAIPLPDPDSERTRTRSSYNPEIHKYTDDDQLELREVGPDHFVYCSEKEFAEKKENYNKTFDLTEA encoded by the coding sequence ATGGCTGAAAAAAAAGACGTGCTAATTGATGTTCAAAATTTAAAACAATATTTTAACGTTGGTAAGAAAAATGAAGTACGTGCAGTTGATGATATTTCATTTAAAATTTATAGAGGCGAAACATTGGGGCTAGTAGGTGAATCTGGTTGTGGGAAATCCACAACTGGCCGCACACTTATTAAATTATATGATGCTACGGATGGAAAGGTAATCTTTGATCAAGTTGATATTCAAAATATTAAAAAGAGAAAAGATTTACTTAGATTTAATAGACGTATGCAAATGATATTCCAAGATCCTTATGCTTCTTTAAATCCTAGATTAAAAGTAATGGATATTGTAGCTGAAGGATTAGATGTTCATAAATTAGTTTCAAGCAAAGAAGAAAGAAAAAAACGTGTTTATGAATTGTTAGAAACAGTAGGTTTATCTAAAGAGCATGCGAATAGATATCCTCATGAATTCTCTGGAGGGCAACGTCAAAGGCTAGGGATTGCTAGGGCATTGGCAGTAGAACCAGAATTTATTATTGCCGATGAACCTATTTCAGCATTAGATGTTTCTATTCAAGCGCAAGTTGTGAACTTAATGCAGAAATTACAAGATGAAAAAGGAATTACATTCTTATTCATTGCTCATGATTTATCAATGGTTAAATATATCTCAGATAGAATTGGTGTTATGTACTTTGGTAAATTGGTTGAACTTGGACCATCTGATCAAATCTATAAACACCCTCAACATGAATATACGAAATCATTGTTATCAGCGATTCCTTTACCTGACCCAGATTCTGAACGTACAAGAACGAGATCATCCTACAACCCAGAAATTCATAAGTATACAGATGATGATCAGCTGGAACTGAGAGAAGTTGGTCCAGACCACTTTGTATATTGTTCAGAGAAAGAATTTGCTGAGAAAAAAGAAAACTATAATAAAACATTTGATTTAACAGAGGCTTAA
- a CDS encoding DUF2929 family protein → MHYILTFIWAFALSQMLNFVLHSLGGSEEALNFVSPTIYAIVFLVIIIILDLLIGKSTSNVQDSKHS, encoded by the coding sequence ATGCATTATATTCTTACATTTATATGGGCATTCGCTTTATCACAAATGTTAAACTTTGTACTCCACAGTTTAGGTGGTAGCGAAGAGGCACTTAACTTTGTTAGTCCTACGATTTATGCAATTGTGTTTTTAGTTATAATTATTATTTTAGACTTATTAATTGGTAAATCTACTTCTAACGTACAAGATTCAAAACATTCATAA
- a CDS encoding peptide ABC transporter substrate-binding protein translates to MRKRLSVLVSLLVAAVLTLAACSGGGSKNEEGGSKGGVKTEKKENVLNLVSTSDIPTLDPSLATDQVAFFTFAQTMEGLYVLDKNDKPIPGVAKGEPEKSADGKTWTIKLKDNAKWQNGDPVTAKDFVFAWQRTVDPKTAAEYAYMFENIENAKEITAGKKKPEELGVKAVDDHTLQIKLVKDVPWMQALLAFGSFNPQNEKFVKKQGDKYGTTVETTLSNGPFVLSQWKTEDKWTLKPNKEYWDKDKVKLGEVNYKVIKDLQTALNLYETGKADSVVIESQNVAKYKKRKDFTTELVATSRFIRLNQTKNKDLANENLRKALAKSYDKNAYTDSLLKNGSLPSDTLMIKDFVKMPDGKDYKDGVKSPLNYDKKEAKKLYDKAKKELGKDKFTIEYLTYDAEESKKAGQFMKEQIESNLPGVTIKIKQQPFKQKLKLESNKDYDVAYGGWGPDYPDPTTYLDLFKKDSPHNQSGYSNPEYDKALDEANSDEMLKDENAEKRLKLLQKAEGMLLDDAAIAPVYQDGVARLRQPYVKNWQQHKFGGDYSLKEVEIAGAKSK, encoded by the coding sequence ATGAGGAAAAGACTTTCGGTATTAGTATCTTTATTAGTTGCAGCTGTTTTAACGTTAGCGGCATGTAGTGGTGGAGGATCGAAAAATGAAGAGGGTGGCAGTAAAGGTGGCGTTAAAACTGAGAAAAAAGAAAATGTTTTAAACTTAGTTTCAACATCTGATATTCCAACTTTAGATCCATCTTTAGCAACTGACCAAGTAGCATTCTTTACATTTGCACAAACAATGGAAGGTTTATATGTTTTAGATAAAAATGATAAACCAATTCCAGGTGTAGCAAAAGGAGAACCAGAAAAATCAGCTGACGGGAAAACTTGGACGATCAAATTAAAAGATAACGCTAAATGGCAAAATGGTGACCCTGTAACGGCTAAGGACTTTGTATTCGCTTGGCAAAGAACAGTTGATCCAAAAACAGCAGCTGAGTATGCATATATGTTTGAAAATATCGAAAACGCAAAAGAAATCACTGCTGGTAAGAAAAAACCTGAAGAATTAGGTGTAAAAGCAGTAGACGATCATACATTACAAATTAAATTAGTGAAAGATGTACCTTGGATGCAAGCATTATTAGCATTTGGTTCATTCAATCCACAAAATGAGAAATTTGTTAAGAAACAAGGGGACAAATACGGTACAACTGTTGAAACAACACTTTCAAATGGACCATTCGTATTATCACAATGGAAAACTGAAGATAAGTGGACTTTAAAACCTAATAAAGAATATTGGGATAAAGATAAAGTTAAATTAGGTGAAGTAAATTATAAAGTTATTAAAGATTTACAAACTGCATTGAACTTATATGAAACAGGTAAAGCAGATTCAGTAGTTATTGAATCTCAAAACGTTGCGAAGTACAAAAAAAGAAAAGACTTCACAACTGAACTAGTTGCAACAAGTAGATTTATCAGATTGAATCAAACGAAAAATAAAGATTTAGCAAATGAAAATCTTCGTAAAGCATTAGCAAAATCATATGATAAAAATGCGTATACTGATTCATTATTGAAAAATGGTTCATTACCAAGTGATACTTTAATGATTAAAGATTTCGTTAAAATGCCAGATGGTAAAGACTACAAAGATGGCGTTAAATCACCATTAAATTATGATAAAAAAGAAGCTAAAAAACTTTATGACAAAGCTAAAAAAGAATTAGGTAAAGATAAGTTTACTATTGAATATTTAACTTATGATGCGGAAGAAAGTAAAAAAGCAGGTCAATTTATGAAAGAACAAATTGAATCTAATCTTCCAGGTGTTACGATTAAAATTAAACAACAACCATTTAAGCAAAAACTTAAATTAGAAAGTAACAAAGATTATGATGTAGCATACGGTGGTTGGGGTCCTGACTATCCAGATCCAACAACTTACCTAGATTTATTCAAGAAAGATAGTCCACATAACCAAAGTGGATATAGTAATCCTGAATATGACAAAGCTTTAGATGAAGCAAATTCAGATGAAATGCTTAAAGATGAAAATGCTGAAAAACGTTTGAAATTATTACAAAAAGCAGAAGGTATGTTATTAGATGATGCAGCAATTGCACCTGTGTATCAAGATGGTGTAGCACGTTTACGTCAACCTTATGTTAAAAATTGGCAACAACATAAATTCGGTGGAGACTACTCACTTAAAGAAGTAGAAATCGCTGGAGCAAAATCTAAATAA
- the opp3b gene encoding oligopeptide ABC transporter permease has translation MVRYTLKRIIYMFISLFLIMTITFFLMKLLPGSPYNDEKLSEEQKVIINEKYGLNDPVPVQYANYLKSVAQGDFGISFQYDNREVWGLIKPRLGPSVEMGTYAMILGTITGLLLGIVAAIRQNTFIDYGATFLSVIFISVPSFVLAVLLQYVFAVEWQIFPVAGWDGFMTAVLPSIALAASVTATIARYIRSEMIEVLGSDYIELARAKGMSSGRVIFIHAVRNGLIPIVTVIVPMLAGILTGTLTIENIFGVPGLGDQFVRSIQTNDYPVIMALTLLFSFLFIISIFIVDVLYGLIDPRIRVQGGKK, from the coding sequence ATGGTTAGGTATACTTTGAAACGTATTATTTATATGTTCATATCATTGTTTTTAATTATGACGATAACATTTTTCTTAATGAAATTGTTACCAGGTTCACCTTACAATGATGAAAAATTATCAGAGGAACAAAAGGTGATCATCAATGAAAAGTATGGTTTGAATGATCCTGTACCAGTACAGTACGCAAATTATTTGAAGAGCGTTGCACAAGGTGATTTTGGGATTTCATTCCAATACGATAACAGAGAAGTATGGGGACTTATTAAACCAAGATTAGGACCATCAGTTGAGATGGGAACATATGCAATGATTTTAGGAACAATAACGGGGCTATTACTCGGTATCGTTGCTGCAATCAGGCAAAACACATTTATAGATTACGGGGCCACCTTCTTATCGGTAATATTTATATCCGTACCATCATTTGTTCTGGCAGTATTGCTACAATATGTATTTGCAGTAGAATGGCAAATCTTCCCTGTAGCAGGTTGGGATGGATTTATGACAGCTGTATTACCATCGATTGCTCTAGCGGCTAGTGTAACAGCAACAATTGCACGTTACATTCGTTCAGAGATGATAGAGGTCTTAGGTTCTGATTACATAGAACTTGCGAGAGCCAAAGGGATGTCGAGTGGACGAGTAATTTTCATACATGCAGTAAGAAATGGATTAATTCCAATTGTAACTGTTATTGTACCTATGTTAGCGGGGATTTTAACAGGTACACTTACAATCGAGAATATATTTGGTGTACCAGGATTAGGTGACCAATTCGTTCGTTCAATTCAAACAAATGACTATCCAGTTATTATGGCTTTAACTTTACTATTTAGTTTCTTGTTTATTATTTCAATCTTTATCGTAGACGTTCTTTATGGATTGATTGATCCAAGAATACGTGTGCAAGGAGGTAAAAAATAA
- a CDS encoding peptide ABC transporter substrate-binding protein: MNKNFFVFIAVIASMVLILSACSGGNKKSNEDNIKKTKEKNELNLSSGDDIPTMDSSLASDQVSFTTFTQTLEGLYVLDKDDKPVPGVAKGKPEKSSDGKTWTIKLRDNAKWSNGDPVTANDFVFAWRRSVDPDTAAEFSYMFENIQNAKDITAGKKKVEDLGVKAVDDHTLEIKLVKDVPWMESLLAFASYMPQNEKFVKSQGEKYGTTAKSTLSNGPFKLTEWKTEDKWKLERNENYWDKKKVKLDAVNVKIIKDTQTAINMYQTGKLDTVGLDAQNIKKYKGREDFSTEATSGSYFFRINKEKNKNLKNKDLRLAISKSIDKKSYVNSLLNNGSKPLDTLMIKDFVKDSKGNDYTKGVKSPLSYDKKEAKKHLEKAKKALGKDKITIELLTYDEDESKKAGEFVKEQIEKNLPGVTLKIKQQPFKQKLSLEAKKDFDISFAGWFPDYPDPTTFLDLFTSDSPHNQTGYANKEYDKALEKANSDEMLKSDKSDERIKELQNAESQFLESASITPLYQTGAARLRQPYIKNWQNHKYGGDYSLKEVEIAGAK; this comes from the coding sequence ATGAATAAAAATTTTTTTGTATTCATAGCAGTTATCGCATCAATGGTATTAATATTATCGGCATGTAGTGGAGGTAATAAGAAATCTAATGAAGATAATATTAAAAAAACAAAAGAAAAGAATGAATTAAATTTATCTTCAGGTGATGATATCCCTACAATGGATTCATCATTAGCGTCTGATCAAGTTTCATTTACGACGTTCACACAAACATTAGAAGGCTTATATGTGCTTGATAAGGATGATAAACCAGTTCCTGGTGTGGCTAAAGGAAAACCTGAAAAATCAAGTGACGGTAAAACTTGGACGATAAAATTAAGAGATAACGCAAAGTGGTCAAACGGAGATCCTGTTACTGCAAATGATTTTGTGTTTGCATGGAGACGTTCTGTAGATCCAGATACTGCTGCTGAATTCTCGTATATGTTTGAAAATATTCAGAATGCCAAAGATATTACAGCAGGTAAGAAAAAAGTAGAAGACCTTGGTGTTAAAGCAGTTGATGATCATACGCTAGAAATTAAATTAGTTAAAGACGTTCCATGGATGGAAAGTTTATTGGCATTTGCATCATATATGCCTCAAAATGAAAAATTTGTGAAATCACAAGGTGAAAAATATGGTACTACTGCTAAGTCAACGTTATCAAATGGTCCTTTCAAATTAACTGAATGGAAAACAGAAGATAAGTGGAAACTTGAACGGAATGAAAATTATTGGGATAAAAAGAAAGTGAAATTAGATGCAGTTAATGTGAAAATTATTAAAGACACACAAACGGCAATTAATATGTATCAAACAGGTAAACTTGATACTGTTGGATTAGATGCTCAAAATATTAAGAAATACAAAGGTAGAGAAGATTTCTCAACAGAAGCTACGTCAGGTAGTTATTTCTTTAGAATTAACAAAGAAAAAAATAAAAACCTGAAAAATAAAGACCTTAGATTAGCAATTTCAAAATCAATAGATAAGAAATCGTATGTCAATTCATTACTTAATAATGGTTCTAAACCATTAGACACACTTATGATTAAAGATTTTGTTAAAGATAGTAAAGGAAATGATTATACAAAAGGCGTTAAATCTCCATTAAGTTATGATAAGAAAGAAGCTAAAAAACATTTAGAAAAAGCTAAAAAGGCGTTAGGTAAAGATAAAATTACGATTGAATTACTCACTTATGATGAAGACGAATCTAAAAAAGCAGGTGAGTTCGTTAAGGAGCAAATTGAGAAGAATTTACCAGGTGTCACATTAAAAATTAAACAACAACCATTTAAACAAAAATTATCTTTAGAAGCTAAAAAAGATTTCGATATTTCATTTGCAGGTTGGTTCCCTGACTATCCAGATCCAACAACATTTTTAGATTTATTTACATCAGATTCACCACATAACCAAACAGGTTATGCTAATAAAGAATATGATAAAGCACTTGAAAAAGCTAATTCAGATGAAATGCTAAAATCTGATAAAAGTGATGAAAGAATTAAGGAGCTACAAAATGCAGAATCTCAATTCTTAGAATCTGCGTCTATTACACCGTTATACCAAACTGGTGCAGCTCGTTTGAGACAGCCTTATATTAAAAATTGGCAAAATCATAAATATGGTGGCGATTATTCACTTAAAGAAGTAGAAATCGCTGGAGCTAAATAA
- the fabF gene encoding beta-ketoacyl-ACP synthase II, which translates to MTEKKRVVMTGLGTLNPIGNDVPTTWENAINGVNGIDAVTRIDVSEFPAKLAGELKDFNVEDHISKKDARKMDRFTQYAIVAAREALKDSKYEITDENSHRIGVWIGSGIGGMETFEVSHNMLLKRGPKRVSPFFVPMMIPDMATGQVSIDLGAKGPSGCSVTACATGTNSIGDAFKVIQRGDADLMIAGGAEAPITEMAMAGFSANKALSTNPDKNTACRPFQEGRDGFIMGEGAGVVILESLESAEARGAHIYAEVVGYGSTGDAYHITAPAENGEGGARAMQAAIKDAGIQPSDIQYLNAHGTSTPIGDLYEVLAIKSTFGEAAKNLKVSSTKSMMGHLLGATGAVESILTALSIQNSVVAPTINANTPDPEIDLDYTPNKSAQLDIEYAMSNSLGFGGHNAVLVFKKYQK; encoded by the coding sequence ATGACAGAGAAAAAACGTGTTGTAATGACGGGTTTAGGGACGTTAAACCCTATAGGAAATGATGTACCGACTACATGGGAAAATGCCATCAATGGTGTGAATGGTATTGATGCAGTAACAAGAATAGATGTTTCTGAATTCCCAGCAAAATTAGCGGGAGAATTAAAAGATTTTAACGTTGAAGATCATATTTCTAAAAAAGATGCTAGAAAAATGGACAGATTCACGCAATACGCTATTGTAGCTGCTCGTGAAGCGTTAAAAGATTCAAAATATGAAATAACAGATGAGAACAGTCATCGTATTGGTGTTTGGATTGGATCAGGTATCGGTGGTATGGAAACATTTGAAGTTTCTCATAACATGTTATTAAAACGTGGTCCTAAAAGAGTAAGTCCATTCTTCGTACCAATGATGATTCCTGATATGGCAACTGGTCAAGTATCTATCGATTTAGGTGCGAAAGGTCCAAGTGGTTGTTCAGTAACTGCTTGTGCTACAGGTACAAACTCAATCGGTGATGCATTTAAAGTCATCCAACGTGGAGATGCTGACTTAATGATCGCAGGTGGCGCAGAAGCTCCAATTACTGAAATGGCAATGGCTGGATTTAGTGCTAACAAAGCATTATCAACGAATCCTGATAAAAATACTGCATGCCGTCCTTTCCAAGAAGGTAGAGATGGTTTCATCATGGGTGAAGGTGCAGGCGTAGTTATATTAGAATCTTTAGAATCAGCTGAAGCACGTGGCGCGCATATCTACGCAGAAGTAGTAGGATATGGTTCAACAGGAGATGCTTACCATATTACTGCACCAGCAGAAAATGGTGAAGGTGGCGCTCGTGCAATGCAAGCAGCAATTAAAGATGCTGGTATTCAACCATCTGACATTCAATATTTAAATGCACATGGAACAAGTACACCAATTGGAGATTTATATGAAGTATTAGCGATTAAATCTACTTTTGGAGAAGCAGCGAAGAACTTAAAAGTAAGTTCAACTAAGTCAATGATGGGACATTTACTTGGCGCAACAGGTGCTGTAGAGTCTATTTTAACAGCATTATCAATACAAAATAGCGTTGTAGCACCAACAATCAATGCTAATACACCAGATCCAGAAATCGATTTAGATTATACGCCTAACAAATCAGCTCAATTAGATATTGAGTATGCAATGAGTAACAGCTTAGGATTCGGTGGACATAACGCAGTATTAGTATTTAAAAAATATCAAAAATAA
- the opp3C gene encoding oligopeptide ABC transporter permease yields the protein MTKNDTNNINDNAAVTHTSEGIPSENFVLQGRESVVEEKFERKSRTFWQDAWVQLKRNRPAVIGLIGLILLTIMALVGPHMNDHKFSDQNVAQQHLPPKVPVLDKVPFLPFNGLDKDGYDAYEGAGVKEYYWFGTDELGRDQWTRTWKGAQVSLFIGVVAAALDILIGVIYGAISGYYGGRLDDIMQRIVEILSSIPNLIVVILFVLLFDPSMWTIILAMTVTGWLGMSRIVRGQFLKLKEQEFVMASRTLGVSNSKLIFKHILPNTLGPIIVTSMFTVPSAIFFEAFLSFIGLGIPAPQASLGSLVDSGRKMLLQYPHELFVPAVILSLLILFFYLFSDGLRDAFDPKMRK from the coding sequence ATGACTAAGAATGATACAAATAATATAAATGATAATGCGGCAGTTACGCATACATCGGAAGGAATACCTTCAGAAAATTTTGTTTTACAAGGTAGAGAAAGTGTTGTTGAAGAGAAATTCGAAAGAAAGAGTCGTACTTTTTGGCAAGATGCTTGGGTTCAATTAAAAAGAAATAGACCAGCTGTTATCGGATTAATTGGTTTAATTTTACTTACAATAATGGCATTAGTTGGACCACATATGAACGATCATAAATTTAGTGATCAAAATGTAGCACAACAACATTTACCGCCAAAAGTACCTGTACTTGATAAAGTGCCATTTTTACCATTTAACGGTTTAGATAAAGACGGTTACGATGCATATGAAGGTGCAGGAGTAAAAGAATATTATTGGTTTGGTACAGACGAACTTGGTCGTGACCAATGGACGCGAACTTGGAAAGGTGCACAAGTATCATTATTTATAGGTGTAGTTGCAGCAGCACTTGATATTTTAATTGGTGTCATCTACGGTGCTATATCTGGATATTATGGCGGAAGACTTGATGATATTATGCAACGTATTGTAGAGATATTATCTTCAATTCCAAACTTAATTGTAGTTATTTTATTCGTATTACTATTTGATCCATCGATGTGGACAATTATTCTAGCAATGACTGTAACAGGTTGGTTAGGTATGAGTCGTATCGTACGTGGACAATTCTTAAAACTTAAAGAACAAGAATTTGTAATGGCTTCAAGAACTTTAGGTGTTTCAAATTCTAAATTAATTTTTAAACATATTTTACCGAATACGCTTGGACCAATTATTGTAACTTCAATGTTTACAGTACCAAGTGCAATCTTCTTTGAAGCATTCTTAAGCTTTATTGGATTAGGAATTCCAGCACCACAAGCTTCATTAGGTTCATTAGTAGATAGCGGTAGAAAAATGTTATTACAATATCCACATGAATTATTCGTACCAGCTGTGATATTAAGTTTATTAATCTTATTCTTCTACTTGTTTAGTGATGGATTAAGAGATGCTTTTGACCCTAAAATGCGTAAATAA